One window from the genome of Mauremys mutica isolate MM-2020 ecotype Southern chromosome 4, ASM2049712v1, whole genome shotgun sequence encodes:
- the FCF1 gene encoding rRNA-processing protein FCF1 homolog isoform X2, which produces MISLRDQRIKQTERAKSNVKKKDDPSAIKEREVPQHPSCLFFQYNTQLGPPYYILVDTNFINFSIKAKLDLVQSMMDCLYAKCIPCITDCVMAEIEKLGQKYRVALRIAKDPRFERLPCTHKGTYADDCLVQRVTQHKCYIVATVDRDLKRRIRKIPGVPIMYISNHRYNIERMPDDYGAPRF; this is translated from the exons ATGATCAGCCTCCGAGACCAGCGCAT CAAACAGACGGAGCGTGCAAAATCCAATGTGAAAAAGAAGGATGATCCCAGTGCAATCAAGGAAAGAGAGGT ccctcagcacccttcctgtttgttcttccagTATAACACACAGTTGGGCCCACCCTATTATATTCTGGTTGATACAAACTTCATCAACTTCTCCATTAAAGCCAAGCTGGACCTGGTGCAGTCAATGATGGACTGTCTCTATGCCAAGT GTATCCCCTGTATCACAGATTGCGTGATGGCTGAAATTGAGAAGCTAGGGCAGAAGTACCGTGTGGCACTAAG AATAGCCAAAGACCCGCGATTTGAACGCCTGCCTTGCACACACAAAGGGACCTATGCAGATGACTGCTTGGTGCAGAGGGTCACTCAG CATAAGTGTTACATAGTGGCCACGGTGGACAGAGACCTTAAGCGGAGAATCCGGAAGATTCCTGGAGTCCCTATCATGTATATTTCCAACCACAG GTATAACATTGAGAGGATGCCAGATGATTATGGAGCCCCTCGATTCTAA
- the FCF1 gene encoding rRNA-processing protein FCF1 homolog isoform X1, whose protein sequence is MGKQKKARKYATVKRMISLRDQRIKQTERAKSNVKKKDDPSAIKEREVPQHPSCLFFQYNTQLGPPYYILVDTNFINFSIKAKLDLVQSMMDCLYAKCIPCITDCVMAEIEKLGQKYRVALRIAKDPRFERLPCTHKGTYADDCLVQRVTQHKCYIVATVDRDLKRRIRKIPGVPIMYISNHRYNIERMPDDYGAPRF, encoded by the exons ATG GGGAAACAAAAGAAAGCGAGGAAATACGCCACCGTGAAACGCATGATCAGCCTCCGAGACCAGCGCAT CAAACAGACGGAGCGTGCAAAATCCAATGTGAAAAAGAAGGATGATCCCAGTGCAATCAAGGAAAGAGAGGT ccctcagcacccttcctgtttgttcttccagTATAACACACAGTTGGGCCCACCCTATTATATTCTGGTTGATACAAACTTCATCAACTTCTCCATTAAAGCCAAGCTGGACCTGGTGCAGTCAATGATGGACTGTCTCTATGCCAAGT GTATCCCCTGTATCACAGATTGCGTGATGGCTGAAATTGAGAAGCTAGGGCAGAAGTACCGTGTGGCACTAAG AATAGCCAAAGACCCGCGATTTGAACGCCTGCCTTGCACACACAAAGGGACCTATGCAGATGACTGCTTGGTGCAGAGGGTCACTCAG CATAAGTGTTACATAGTGGCCACGGTGGACAGAGACCTTAAGCGGAGAATCCGGAAGATTCCTGGAGTCCCTATCATGTATATTTCCAACCACAG GTATAACATTGAGAGGATGCCAGATGATTATGGAGCCCCTCGATTCTAA